Genomic DNA from Alphaproteobacteria bacterium:
GATGTAGCTATTGTAAACACGGTGCCGCTTGGGGTAGACACCCCCCAGCATCTCGAAAAAGCGAGGAAGGCCTTAGCATGACCCAACATAAATACGATATTCTCGGCATTGGTAATGCCATTGTAGATGTTTTAAGCTTCAGCGATGACGCGTTCATTCGCGATTTTGGGCTGCGAAAAGGCACAATGATCCTGATTGATGAAGATCGCGCCGAAGAATTATATACGCATATGGGCCCTGCAAAAGAAGTGTCGGGCGGTGCAGCGGCCAATACATTGGCAGGCATGGCTTCGCTGGGAGGACGTGCGTCAGTTGTTGGCATAGTGCGCGATGACCAGCTGGGAAACATTTTTACCCATGACATGCGCTCTACCGGTGTGCAATTTGATACCACTCCCGCCACCAATGGCCCTACCACTGCACGTTGCCTGATTTTTGTTACTCCCGATGCACAACGTACCATGAATACGTTCATAGGAGCATGCGCACGTATTGATAACAGCGATATAGATCCGCAAATGGTACGTGACTCGGCGGTGTTATTTGTGGAAGGGTATATGTGGAACGACCCGTCCAGCAAAAAAGCCATTCGCTATGCTATGGAAATCGCTAAAGAGGCGGGCAATAAAATCGCTTTCTCCCCATCCGATGTATTTTGCATCGAAAATCACCATCCAGAAATGCTGGAACTGGTTGAAAACAGTGATATTGTGTTTTGCAACGAAGAAGAAGCTAAGTCGCTCTATGGCGTAGATAATTTTGATGAAGCTCAAGAGAAAATTCGCGGCAAATGCCATATGGCGGTTATTACTCGTGGAGCGGATGGCTGCGTTGTAGTGACACCGGATAATACAGTAGTTGTTGCCGCCGCTCCAGTGCATGAGGTGGTAGATACCACTGGTGCTGGCGACTTGTTTGCAGCAGGATTTTTACATGGATTTTTACGTGACTGGAGCCATGAAAGCTGCGCTGCTCTAGGTAGCAAATGTGCCGCCGAAATTATCCAGCATATAGGTGCGCGTACCATGAAACCCCTCACAGGATTATTGGCGGCGTAATGGTTGAGTTTCTCTCTTATTTACGCATAGTATTTATTGATGTGCCGCCCATTCTGGGTTGTTTGCTCATGATTGGATTATCGTTCTTTTTTGGTTTGTGGTAATGCCTTCACCGTTAGATATATTGTGGTTTATCTACCCATCGCTCATGCGGTGGCGCACAAGCCGTGTGGCGTATTTTTTAATGTTGGGCTTCATGCAGTTTTATATTATGCGCCATGGCGTGGATGTAAAAAATCCTAACCCCCTTGATACATTCTTGCTCGCTAATTATACGCATATGGTTTTCCCTGGCATTGCGGGACTTATAGTAGGCACACTCTGGCTTTTCTTGATAAGTTTGGGATTGAAATTTCCGCTAAGAATGATCGTTTATATCATTTTAGGTGGGTTAAGTATTTTCTTTGCGAATGATGTGCGTTATGCCTTATGGAGTTCGTTTCTATAAGGAGAGGCCATGCTTCCCAAATTTGTCGCCAGCCTGAAATCATACACGCATCCGAAATTACGCATTATTCTTTTGCTGGGGTTTTCCAGCGGCCTGCCGTTAGTGCTGACATTTTCCACGCTCAGCGCGTGGTTGGGAGATGTGGGAGTTGATAAATCCACCATTGGTTTCTTTGCTTTGGTGGGCATTGCTTATTCGTTTAATTATTTATGGGCGCCGCTGGTAGACCATATTAAAATACCGGTGTTTCACCGCTTAGGACGGCGGCGCGGGTGGATGCTTGCCACGCAGGTTGTGCTTATGGCGGCTATTGCGGCTATGGGCATGACCAATCCGCTTTCTATGCCTGTCGTGACAGCGCTTTGCGCGGTAGTAGTAGCGTTTGCCAGTGCCACTCAGGATATTGTAATTGATGCATACCGCACCGAAATTTTGGATAAAGAGCAGTTTGGCGAAGGCGCCGCTGCTGGAGTATTCGGTTATCGCTTGGGGATGTTGGTCGCCGGAGCGGGGGCATTGCTTATTGCTGATAATCTAAATTGGCATATGGCTTATCTTAGTATGG
This window encodes:
- a CDS encoding adenosine kinase; translation: MTQHKYDILGIGNAIVDVLSFSDDAFIRDFGLRKGTMILIDEDRAEELYTHMGPAKEVSGGAAANTLAGMASLGGRASVVGIVRDDQLGNIFTHDMRSTGVQFDTTPATNGPTTARCLIFVTPDAQRTMNTFIGACARIDNSDIDPQMVRDSAVLFVEGYMWNDPSSKKAIRYAMEIAKEAGNKIAFSPSDVFCIENHHPEMLELVENSDIVFCNEEEAKSLYGVDNFDEAQEKIRGKCHMAVITRGADGCVVVTPDNTVVVAAAPVHEVVDTTGAGDLFAAGFLHGFLRDWSHESCAALGSKCAAEIIQHIGARTMKPLTGLLAA